One window of Lacerta agilis isolate rLacAgi1 chromosome 14, rLacAgi1.pri, whole genome shotgun sequence genomic DNA carries:
- the RANGRF gene encoding ran guanine nucleotide release factor, translating to MDNEVGPQLQGHPLFGGAFSAFLPPGSLDISEMRQVPDNQEVFVHPSTDQSVIVELLEYQADVPDENAARYHFEDISGASASAEILSQETFAPHLLALEGCSSAWGLTARQLVAKFDEEAKNEVTLHLVLLRLPQYGTDLLLTFNNPTYIHPLSSSAAPGTEVPASPSQPPWTVEHFHTFVRSVRLLNPGIFG from the exons ATGGACAATGAGGTGGGTCCACAGCTGCAAGGCCACCCGCTCTTTGGAGGAGCCTTTTCTGCTTTCCTCCCTCCTGGAAGCCTGGATATCAG TGAGATGCGCCAGGTCCCCGACAACCAGGAAGTCTTTGTTCACCCCAGCACGGATCAGAGCGTCATCGTAGAACTTCTGGAGTACCAGGCAGATGTCCCCGACGAAAATGCTGCCAG ATACCACTTTGAGGACATATCTGGTGCTTCTGCCAGCGCTGAGATTTTGAGCCAGGAAACGTTTGCCCCCCACCTCCTGGCTCTGGAAGGCTGCAGCAGCGCCTGGGGCCTCACTGCCCGCCAGCTGGTGGCAAAGTTCGATGAGGAG GCCAAGAACGAGGTGACTCTACATTTAGTCTTGCTGCGCCTGCCCCAGTATGGGACAGACCTGCTTCTCACCTTTAACAACCCCACCTATATCCA TCCTCTAAGCAGCAGCGCAGCCCCAGGAACAGAGGTTCCAGCTTCTCCTTCTCAGCCTCCGTGGACAGTGGAGCATTTCCACACCTTCGTACGCAGCGTGCGGCTTCTCAACCCCGGCATCTTTGGTTAG